The Geminocystis sp. M7585_C2015_104 genome contains the following window.
GGGGGAGCTTGTAGACTATGTTATCATATACTGCATGGTGGTCGTCTTTTCTTACTGCTGGTTGTATCCACCACAGGGGGGCTTGTAGTTCTTTTGCTTTTCCTGTTATTACTTCCTTCCCTTCTGGGGGGATACTACTGGCTGCCAATACTGGACAGTTTTTCTTGATGATTCCTGCTTTTTCTGCTGCTATTTGGGCTATACTGTCCCCTAGTACTTGCCAATGTTCCCTACTGATAGATGTGATTATACTTACCAGGGGGCTGTTGCAGACGTTAGTGGCATCTAGTCTTCCTCCCAACCCCACTTCCATTATGGCTATATCTACTGACTCGGAGGCAAAATAATACCAGGCTGCTGCTGTTATTATTTCAAACAGAGTTGGACATTTTTCACTATTTCTATCTACTATGCCTATTATTTCTTCCAGTATTTCCTCTAATTTTTTTTCCTCTATTTGCCTTTCGTTTATGCAAATTCTTTCTGTCCAATTTACCAAATGTGGTGAAGTGTAACGGCCTGTTTTGTAGCCGCAATAAGTAAAAATTGAAGACAAATAGGCGCAAACTGAACCTTTTCCGTTTGAACCTGCTACATGGATTATGGGGACTTTTTCCTGAGGATTGCCAAGTTTTTCTAGCAATAATTTTATTCTTTCTAAGCCCAGATTTACGCCAAAAGTGCGGAAGGGTGACAAAATTTCATCTATTGGGGAAGACATAGAAGGCGATGGTAGCAATTGGCAGGATTCCTGGTAGATATTAACATAATTAGTAGGTAATGTGACTATAAGCCAGTCATCACAACTATTGGGT
Protein-coding sequences here:
- a CDS encoding bifunctional folylpolyglutamate synthase/dihydrofolate synthase; this encodes MSSPIDEILSPFRTFGVNLGLERIKLLLEKLGNPQEKVPIIHVAGSNGKGSVCAYLSSIFTYCGYKTGRYTSPHLVNWTERICINERQIEEKKLEEILEEIIGIVDRNSEKCPTLFEIITAAAWYYFASESVDIAIMEVGLGGRLDATNVCNSPLVSIITSISREHWQVLGDSIAQIAAEKAGIIKKNCPVLAASSIPPEGKEVITGKAKELQAPLWWIQPAVRKDDHHAVYDNIVYKLPLAGDCQLQNSALAIAACKLLKQDYPQLVPETIARGIEKTQWPGRIQWLLWQNTKILVDGAHNVESAKILRQYVNSLHKEILWIIGMLDTKDHAGIFQELLRPHEQLYLVPVPDHASAHPESLATLAKQIQPQLKQIKTYPDLFTALDAIIPHCQPTTQQIVVCGSLYLIGYLLKGC